A stretch of Henckelia pumila isolate YLH828 chromosome 4, ASM3356847v2, whole genome shotgun sequence DNA encodes these proteins:
- the LOC140867801 gene encoding sodium/hydrogen exchanger 2-like isoform X2, whose amino-acid sequence MGFDFGTLRGTKNVLLTSDHTSVVSISLFVTLLCACIVIGHLLEEHRWINESITALLIGVGTGVVILLISGGKSSHLLVFSEDLFFFYLLPPIIFNAGFQVKKKQFFRNFMTIMLFGALGTLISFIIISLGSIFFFRKLDVDLAIGDYLAIGAIFAATDSVCTLQAGLLSAYIIKKLYFGSHSTDREVSIMMLMAYLSYMLAELFYLSGILTVFFCGIVMSHYTWHNVTENSRVTTKHTFATLSFVAEIFIFLYVGMDALDIEKWRVVSNSPKTSVSVSATLLGLTMVGRAAFVFPLSFLSNLTKKSPDERIDFKQQITIWWAGLMRGAVSMALAYNQFTRAGYTQLRGNAIFITSTITVVLFSTVVFGLMTKPLVRLLMPSTKQLTRTVSSEPGTPKSLIIPLLGESQDSEADLFIGNRKASESHQGGKTLLHPSSLKMLLTTPTRTVHYYWRKFDNAFMRPVFGGRGFVPYVPGSPIEQSIHLLQGEE is encoded by the exons ATGGGGTTTGACTTTGGAACTCTGCGAGGGACGAAGAATGTGTTGCTAACCTCTGATCACACTTCAGTGGTCTCGATTTCCTTATTTGTCACACTCCTGTGTGCATGTATTGTGATTGGTCATCTTTTGGAGGAACATAGATGGATCAATGAATCTATCACTGCACTTCTTATT GGAGTAGGCACCGGAGTTGTGATTCTCCTGATAAGTGGTGGGAAGAGCTCGCATCTTTTGGTTTTCAGTGAGGATCTTTTCTTCTTCTATCTCCTCCCGCCAATTATTTTCAATGCCGG GTTTCAGGTTAAGAAGAAACAGTTCTTTCGCAATTTCATGACTATAATGCTGTTTGGAGCACTGGGCACCTTGATATCCTTCATAATCATATCACTGG GCTCTATTTTCTTTTTCCGGAAATTGGATGTCGACCTTGCTATTGGGGATTATCTTG CAATTGGAGCAATTTTTGCCGCAACGGATTCAGTTTGTACGTTGCAG GCTGGATTGTTAAGTGCATACATTATTAAGAAGCTCTACTTTGGAAG CCATTCCACTGACCGTGAGGTTTCCATCATGATGCTTATGGCTTACCTTTCATACATGTTGGCTGAA TTATTCTATTTAAGCGGCATCCTCACTGTGTTCTTTTGTGGGATTGTGATGTCACACTACACCTGGCATAATGTCACTGAGAACTCGAGAGTTACCACCAA GCACACATTTGCTACACTCTCATTTGTTGCTGAGATATTCATATTTCTTTATGTTGGCATGGATGCTCTAGACATTGAGAAATGGAGAGTTGTAAGTAACAG TCCTAAAACATCAGTTTCAGTTAGTGCAACACTACTGGGATTGACCATGGTTGGAAGAGCAGCCTTTGTTTTCCCTTTATCGTTCCTGTCTAACTTGACCAAGAAGTCTCCAGATGAGAGAATTGATTTTAAGCAGCAA ATTACGATATGGTGGGCTGGTCTTATGCGAGGTGCTGTGTCCATGGCTCTCGCTTACAACCAG TTTACTAGGGCAGGCTACACACAATTACGAGGGAATGCAATTTTCATCACAAGTACCATAACGGTGGTGCTTTTCAGCACTGTG GTTTTCGGGCTGATGACGAAGCCTCTTGTAAGGCTATTAATGCCATCTACAAAACAACTGACTAGAACGGTTTCTTCAGAGCCAGGCACCCCAAAATCCTTGATCATTCCTCTTCTAGGCGAAAGTCAAGATTCTGAAGCTGATCTATTCATTGGCAACAGAAAAGCTTCAGAATCCCATCAAGGTGGCAAGACCTTACTCCATCCAAGCAGTTTAAAGATGCTACTTACAACCCCAACTCGTACAGTCCACTACTATTGGAGAAAATTTGACAACGCATTCATGCGTCCTGTTTTTGGTGGCCGTGGTTTTGTTCCATACGTTCCAGGCTCACCAATCGAACAAAGCATCCATCTTCTGCAAGGTGAAGAATAA
- the LOC140867801 gene encoding sodium/hydrogen exchanger 2-like isoform X4, whose protein sequence is MPGSIFFFRKLDVDLAIGDYLAIGAIFAATDSVCTLQVLNQDETPLLYSLVFGEGVVNDATSVVLFNAVQNFDLSNINAAVALQLIGNFFYLFVTSTVLGVVAGLLSAYIIKKLYFGSHSTDREVSIMMLMAYLSYMLAELFYLSGILTVFFCGIVMSHYTWHNVTENSRVTTKHTFATLSFVAEIFIFLYVGMDALDIEKWRVVSNSPKTSVSVSATLLGLTMVGRAAFVFPLSFLSNLTKKSPDERIDFKQQITIWWAGLMRGAVSMALAYNQFTRAGYTQLRGNAIFITSTITVVLFSTVVFGLMTKPLVRLLMPSTKQLTRTVSSEPGTPKSLIIPLLGESQDSEADLFIGNRKASESHQGGKTLLHPSSLKMLLTTPTRTVHYYWRKFDNAFMRPVFGGRGFVPYVPGSPIEQSIHLLQGEE, encoded by the exons ATGCCGG GCTCTATTTTCTTTTTCCGGAAATTGGATGTCGACCTTGCTATTGGGGATTATCTTG CAATTGGAGCAATTTTTGCCGCAACGGATTCAGTTTGTACGTTGCAG GTGCTAAACCAAGATGAGACACCGTTACTCTACAGTTTAGTATTTGGGGAAGGAGTTGTCAATGATGCCACATCTGTGGTGCTTTTCAATGCTGTCCAGAACTTTGACCTGTCTAATATCAATGCTGCTGTAGCTTTGCAGCTAATTGGaaactttttttatttgtttgtcaCAAGCACTGTCTTGGGAGTTGTC GCTGGATTGTTAAGTGCATACATTATTAAGAAGCTCTACTTTGGAAG CCATTCCACTGACCGTGAGGTTTCCATCATGATGCTTATGGCTTACCTTTCATACATGTTGGCTGAA TTATTCTATTTAAGCGGCATCCTCACTGTGTTCTTTTGTGGGATTGTGATGTCACACTACACCTGGCATAATGTCACTGAGAACTCGAGAGTTACCACCAA GCACACATTTGCTACACTCTCATTTGTTGCTGAGATATTCATATTTCTTTATGTTGGCATGGATGCTCTAGACATTGAGAAATGGAGAGTTGTAAGTAACAG TCCTAAAACATCAGTTTCAGTTAGTGCAACACTACTGGGATTGACCATGGTTGGAAGAGCAGCCTTTGTTTTCCCTTTATCGTTCCTGTCTAACTTGACCAAGAAGTCTCCAGATGAGAGAATTGATTTTAAGCAGCAA ATTACGATATGGTGGGCTGGTCTTATGCGAGGTGCTGTGTCCATGGCTCTCGCTTACAACCAG TTTACTAGGGCAGGCTACACACAATTACGAGGGAATGCAATTTTCATCACAAGTACCATAACGGTGGTGCTTTTCAGCACTGTG GTTTTCGGGCTGATGACGAAGCCTCTTGTAAGGCTATTAATGCCATCTACAAAACAACTGACTAGAACGGTTTCTTCAGAGCCAGGCACCCCAAAATCCTTGATCATTCCTCTTCTAGGCGAAAGTCAAGATTCTGAAGCTGATCTATTCATTGGCAACAGAAAAGCTTCAGAATCCCATCAAGGTGGCAAGACCTTACTCCATCCAAGCAGTTTAAAGATGCTACTTACAACCCCAACTCGTACAGTCCACTACTATTGGAGAAAATTTGACAACGCATTCATGCGTCCTGTTTTTGGTGGCCGTGGTTTTGTTCCATACGTTCCAGGCTCACCAATCGAACAAAGCATCCATCTTCTGCAAGGTGAAGAATAA
- the LOC140867801 gene encoding sodium/hydrogen exchanger 2-like isoform X1, with amino-acid sequence MGFDFGTLRGTKNVLLTSDHTSVVSISLFVTLLCACIVIGHLLEEHRWINESITALLIGVGTGVVILLISGGKSSHLLVFSEDLFFFYLLPPIIFNAGFQVKKKQFFRNFMTIMLFGALGTLISFIIISLGSIFFFRKLDVDLAIGDYLAIGAIFAATDSVCTLQVLNQDETPLLYSLVFGEGVVNDATSVVLFNAVQNFDLSNINAAVALQLIGNFFYLFVTSTVLGVVAGLLSAYIIKKLYFGSHSTDREVSIMMLMAYLSYMLAELFYLSGILTVFFCGIVMSHYTWHNVTENSRVTTKHTFATLSFVAEIFIFLYVGMDALDIEKWRVVSNSPKTSVSVSATLLGLTMVGRAAFVFPLSFLSNLTKKSPDERIDFKQQITIWWAGLMRGAVSMALAYNQFTRAGYTQLRGNAIFITSTITVVLFSTVVFGLMTKPLVRLLMPSTKQLTRTVSSEPGTPKSLIIPLLGESQDSEADLFIGNRKASESHQGGKTLLHPSSLKMLLTTPTRTVHYYWRKFDNAFMRPVFGGRGFVPYVPGSPIEQSIHLLQGEE; translated from the exons ATGGGGTTTGACTTTGGAACTCTGCGAGGGACGAAGAATGTGTTGCTAACCTCTGATCACACTTCAGTGGTCTCGATTTCCTTATTTGTCACACTCCTGTGTGCATGTATTGTGATTGGTCATCTTTTGGAGGAACATAGATGGATCAATGAATCTATCACTGCACTTCTTATT GGAGTAGGCACCGGAGTTGTGATTCTCCTGATAAGTGGTGGGAAGAGCTCGCATCTTTTGGTTTTCAGTGAGGATCTTTTCTTCTTCTATCTCCTCCCGCCAATTATTTTCAATGCCGG GTTTCAGGTTAAGAAGAAACAGTTCTTTCGCAATTTCATGACTATAATGCTGTTTGGAGCACTGGGCACCTTGATATCCTTCATAATCATATCACTGG GCTCTATTTTCTTTTTCCGGAAATTGGATGTCGACCTTGCTATTGGGGATTATCTTG CAATTGGAGCAATTTTTGCCGCAACGGATTCAGTTTGTACGTTGCAG GTGCTAAACCAAGATGAGACACCGTTACTCTACAGTTTAGTATTTGGGGAAGGAGTTGTCAATGATGCCACATCTGTGGTGCTTTTCAATGCTGTCCAGAACTTTGACCTGTCTAATATCAATGCTGCTGTAGCTTTGCAGCTAATTGGaaactttttttatttgtttgtcaCAAGCACTGTCTTGGGAGTTGTC GCTGGATTGTTAAGTGCATACATTATTAAGAAGCTCTACTTTGGAAG CCATTCCACTGACCGTGAGGTTTCCATCATGATGCTTATGGCTTACCTTTCATACATGTTGGCTGAA TTATTCTATTTAAGCGGCATCCTCACTGTGTTCTTTTGTGGGATTGTGATGTCACACTACACCTGGCATAATGTCACTGAGAACTCGAGAGTTACCACCAA GCACACATTTGCTACACTCTCATTTGTTGCTGAGATATTCATATTTCTTTATGTTGGCATGGATGCTCTAGACATTGAGAAATGGAGAGTTGTAAGTAACAG TCCTAAAACATCAGTTTCAGTTAGTGCAACACTACTGGGATTGACCATGGTTGGAAGAGCAGCCTTTGTTTTCCCTTTATCGTTCCTGTCTAACTTGACCAAGAAGTCTCCAGATGAGAGAATTGATTTTAAGCAGCAA ATTACGATATGGTGGGCTGGTCTTATGCGAGGTGCTGTGTCCATGGCTCTCGCTTACAACCAG TTTACTAGGGCAGGCTACACACAATTACGAGGGAATGCAATTTTCATCACAAGTACCATAACGGTGGTGCTTTTCAGCACTGTG GTTTTCGGGCTGATGACGAAGCCTCTTGTAAGGCTATTAATGCCATCTACAAAACAACTGACTAGAACGGTTTCTTCAGAGCCAGGCACCCCAAAATCCTTGATCATTCCTCTTCTAGGCGAAAGTCAAGATTCTGAAGCTGATCTATTCATTGGCAACAGAAAAGCTTCAGAATCCCATCAAGGTGGCAAGACCTTACTCCATCCAAGCAGTTTAAAGATGCTACTTACAACCCCAACTCGTACAGTCCACTACTATTGGAGAAAATTTGACAACGCATTCATGCGTCCTGTTTTTGGTGGCCGTGGTTTTGTTCCATACGTTCCAGGCTCACCAATCGAACAAAGCATCCATCTTCTGCAAGGTGAAGAATAA
- the LOC140867801 gene encoding sodium/hydrogen exchanger 2-like isoform X3, producing MTIMLFGALGTLISFIIISLGSIFFFRKLDVDLAIGDYLAIGAIFAATDSVCTLQVLNQDETPLLYSLVFGEGVVNDATSVVLFNAVQNFDLSNINAAVALQLIGNFFYLFVTSTVLGVVAGLLSAYIIKKLYFGSHSTDREVSIMMLMAYLSYMLAELFYLSGILTVFFCGIVMSHYTWHNVTENSRVTTKHTFATLSFVAEIFIFLYVGMDALDIEKWRVVSNSPKTSVSVSATLLGLTMVGRAAFVFPLSFLSNLTKKSPDERIDFKQQITIWWAGLMRGAVSMALAYNQFTRAGYTQLRGNAIFITSTITVVLFSTVVFGLMTKPLVRLLMPSTKQLTRTVSSEPGTPKSLIIPLLGESQDSEADLFIGNRKASESHQGGKTLLHPSSLKMLLTTPTRTVHYYWRKFDNAFMRPVFGGRGFVPYVPGSPIEQSIHLLQGEE from the exons ATGACTATAATGCTGTTTGGAGCACTGGGCACCTTGATATCCTTCATAATCATATCACTGG GCTCTATTTTCTTTTTCCGGAAATTGGATGTCGACCTTGCTATTGGGGATTATCTTG CAATTGGAGCAATTTTTGCCGCAACGGATTCAGTTTGTACGTTGCAG GTGCTAAACCAAGATGAGACACCGTTACTCTACAGTTTAGTATTTGGGGAAGGAGTTGTCAATGATGCCACATCTGTGGTGCTTTTCAATGCTGTCCAGAACTTTGACCTGTCTAATATCAATGCTGCTGTAGCTTTGCAGCTAATTGGaaactttttttatttgtttgtcaCAAGCACTGTCTTGGGAGTTGTC GCTGGATTGTTAAGTGCATACATTATTAAGAAGCTCTACTTTGGAAG CCATTCCACTGACCGTGAGGTTTCCATCATGATGCTTATGGCTTACCTTTCATACATGTTGGCTGAA TTATTCTATTTAAGCGGCATCCTCACTGTGTTCTTTTGTGGGATTGTGATGTCACACTACACCTGGCATAATGTCACTGAGAACTCGAGAGTTACCACCAA GCACACATTTGCTACACTCTCATTTGTTGCTGAGATATTCATATTTCTTTATGTTGGCATGGATGCTCTAGACATTGAGAAATGGAGAGTTGTAAGTAACAG TCCTAAAACATCAGTTTCAGTTAGTGCAACACTACTGGGATTGACCATGGTTGGAAGAGCAGCCTTTGTTTTCCCTTTATCGTTCCTGTCTAACTTGACCAAGAAGTCTCCAGATGAGAGAATTGATTTTAAGCAGCAA ATTACGATATGGTGGGCTGGTCTTATGCGAGGTGCTGTGTCCATGGCTCTCGCTTACAACCAG TTTACTAGGGCAGGCTACACACAATTACGAGGGAATGCAATTTTCATCACAAGTACCATAACGGTGGTGCTTTTCAGCACTGTG GTTTTCGGGCTGATGACGAAGCCTCTTGTAAGGCTATTAATGCCATCTACAAAACAACTGACTAGAACGGTTTCTTCAGAGCCAGGCACCCCAAAATCCTTGATCATTCCTCTTCTAGGCGAAAGTCAAGATTCTGAAGCTGATCTATTCATTGGCAACAGAAAAGCTTCAGAATCCCATCAAGGTGGCAAGACCTTACTCCATCCAAGCAGTTTAAAGATGCTACTTACAACCCCAACTCGTACAGTCCACTACTATTGGAGAAAATTTGACAACGCATTCATGCGTCCTGTTTTTGGTGGCCGTGGTTTTGTTCCATACGTTCCAGGCTCACCAATCGAACAAAGCATCCATCTTCTGCAAGGTGAAGAATAA
- the LOC140862944 gene encoding uncharacterized protein isoform X2 gives MVCPLGSGRMAALARLHAAGSVSQNVKEEVGHRKLAAQYIQRELREAVEANLLDEEDMIIFGLRPMTDPLDLVCCNACKKPIKASQYTIHAELCQFLISRAEIVPELDSSAVNKKPPRKERKKSVIAHNHQATSQRERKKFVSLNSDNIAGTVSYLDEQIQITQLSEAKGNMQVGGFHCINGSSVGPYNINCPENVVLDSSKPLTGEAAEAPSDPRSKKFCMTTAGELPYVPAPLATKVFYSQRSHHLRRAIRFMYYEGSNKECSEREPNFASGSRT, from the exons ATGGTATGCCCTCTCGGAAGTGGGAGAATGGCAGCCTTGGCGAGGCTTCATGCTGCTGGAAGTGTCTCGCAAAATGTAAAAG AGGAAGTAGGCCACCGGAAATTAGCTGCGCAATACATACAGAGAGAACTACGTGAGGCAGTTGAAGCAAACTTACTTGATGAAGAAG ATATGATCATATTTGGTTTGAGGCCAATGACAGATCCTTTAGATTTG GTATGCTGCAATGCTTGTAAGAAGCCGATCAAGGCCAGTCAGTACACTATACATGCAG AGCTTTGTCAGTTTTTGATTTCTAGAGCAGAAATAGTTCCAGAACTCGACAGTTCTGCAGTAAACAAGAAGCCTCCACGGAAGGAGAGAAAAAAGTCGGTGATTGCTCATAACC ACCAAGCCACATCACAGAGAGAACGAAAAAAATTCGTTTCTTTAAACTCTGATAATATTGCTGGGACTGTATCATATTTGGATGAGCAGATTCAAATCACTCAGCTTTCTGAAGCTAAAG GAAACATGCAAGTAGGTGGCTTCCACTGTATAAATGGTTCAAGTGTTGGCCCTTACAATATAAATTGCCCAGAAAATGTTGTTTTGGATTCTTCAAAGCCTTTGACAGG GGAAGCAGCTGAGGCTCCATCAGATCCCCGCTCTAAGAAATTTTGTATGACAACTGCCGGGGAACTTCCAT ATGTTCCTGCTCCCCTAGCTACCAAAGTATTCTATTCCCAGAGAAGCCACCATCTTCGAAGAGCCATTCGTTTCATGTACTATGAAGGATCAAACAAGGAGTGTAGCG AGAGAGAACCAAATTTTGCATCGGGCTCCAGAACCTGA
- the LOC140867803 gene encoding vesicle-associated protein 2-2-like, with amino-acid sequence MNPQLLEILPSELKFVFEVKKDISCGGHLTNVTEQYVAFKVKTTSPKKYGVRPNRGIVKPNSTCDFTVTKKAEKNAPPEMLCKDKFLIQSTVVPFGTTEEEIVPSMFVKESKKYVEETKIRVVLTSAPDSSQKLPCLGILKKEASRDTLSQKLNKKVGGTKMACNTESISAKIFPTKDEESKQVNDVELTKLLLPDDVEELKLKLSVLHFKLAKAECSIMTLLEENMRTVHEKETLRAELAISRKGWWKKCSSWFSSTICLHGHAD; translated from the exons ATGAATCCTCAGCTACTGGAGATTTTACCTAGTGAACTTAAATTCGTAT TTGAGGTGAAGAAAGATATTTCATGTGGTGGTCACCTTACCAATGTCACGGAGCAGTATGTTGCTTTCAAG GTGAAGACAACATCACCCAAGAAGTACGGTGTGAGGCCAAACCGAGGCATAGTCAAGCCAAACTCGACATGTGATTTCACCG TTACCAAGAAAGCCGAGAAAAATGCTCCCCCTGAGATGCTATGTAAGGACAAGTTCTTGATTCAGAGCACAGTGGTACCATTTGGCACCACAGAAGAGGAGATTGTTCCTAGCATG TTTGTCAAAGAGAGTAAAAAATATGTTGAAGAGACCAAGATCAGGGTTGTTCTCACCAGTGCACCGGATTCGTCACAGAAGCTACCTTGCCTCGGAATTCTGAAGAAAGAAGCCTCTCGTGATACTTTATCCCAAAAA CTAAATAAGAAAGTCGGGGGAACCAAGATGGCTTGTAACACGGAATCGATATCAGCAAAGATTTTTCCCACCAAGGATGAGGAATCAAAACAAGTTAACGACGTGGAACTGACAAAGCTGCTACTTCCAGACGATGTCGAGGAGTTAAAGCTGAAGCTTAGTGTTTTGCATTTCAAGCTAGCAAAG GCTGAGTGCAGCATTATGACATTGCTAGAAGAAAATATGCGTACCGTCCACGAGAAGGAAACACTGAGGGCAGAATTG GCGATCTCAAGGAAAGGGTGGTGGAAGAAATGTTCGAGTTGGTTTTCCTCTACAATTTGTCTGCATGGCCATGCTGATTAG
- the LOC140862944 gene encoding uncharacterized protein isoform X1, protein MVCPLGSGRMAALARLHAAGSVSQNVKEEVGHRKLAAQYIQRELREAVEANLLDEEDMIIFGLRPMTDPLDLVCCNACKKPIKASQYTIHAELCQFLISRAEIVPELDSSAVNKKPPRKERKKSVIAHNHQATSQRERKKFVSLNSDNIAGTVSYLDEQIQITQLSEAKGNMQVGGFHCINGSSVGPYNINCPENVVLDSSKPLTGEAAEAPSDPRSKKFCMTTAGELPYVPAPLATKVFYSQRSHHLRRAIRFMYYEGSNKECSGEYPSIEVLPVNAVQTQTSSPSNSYHEPAVNQQRENQILHRAPEPDKIASTSPEMHSGKSEGFVPLMNISSQLPVNNTLGPHYMPKSYSFAGKSGNPLGTVQ, encoded by the exons ATGGTATGCCCTCTCGGAAGTGGGAGAATGGCAGCCTTGGCGAGGCTTCATGCTGCTGGAAGTGTCTCGCAAAATGTAAAAG AGGAAGTAGGCCACCGGAAATTAGCTGCGCAATACATACAGAGAGAACTACGTGAGGCAGTTGAAGCAAACTTACTTGATGAAGAAG ATATGATCATATTTGGTTTGAGGCCAATGACAGATCCTTTAGATTTG GTATGCTGCAATGCTTGTAAGAAGCCGATCAAGGCCAGTCAGTACACTATACATGCAG AGCTTTGTCAGTTTTTGATTTCTAGAGCAGAAATAGTTCCAGAACTCGACAGTTCTGCAGTAAACAAGAAGCCTCCACGGAAGGAGAGAAAAAAGTCGGTGATTGCTCATAACC ACCAAGCCACATCACAGAGAGAACGAAAAAAATTCGTTTCTTTAAACTCTGATAATATTGCTGGGACTGTATCATATTTGGATGAGCAGATTCAAATCACTCAGCTTTCTGAAGCTAAAG GAAACATGCAAGTAGGTGGCTTCCACTGTATAAATGGTTCAAGTGTTGGCCCTTACAATATAAATTGCCCAGAAAATGTTGTTTTGGATTCTTCAAAGCCTTTGACAGG GGAAGCAGCTGAGGCTCCATCAGATCCCCGCTCTAAGAAATTTTGTATGACAACTGCCGGGGAACTTCCAT ATGTTCCTGCTCCCCTAGCTACCAAAGTATTCTATTCCCAGAGAAGCCACCATCTTCGAAGAGCCATTCGTTTCATGTACTATGAAGGATCAAACAAGGAGTGTAGCGGTGAGTATCCGAGTATTGAAGTATTGCCAGTAAATGCAGTTCAAACACAAACTTCATCCCCCAGCAACAGTTACCATGAACCAGCTGTGAACCAGCAG AGAGAGAACCAAATTTTGCATCGGGCTCCAGAACCTGATAAAATTGCTTCAACAAGTCCAGAAATGCACTCAGGCAAATCAGAAGGATTTGTTCCATTGATGAACATATCATCTCAACTTCCTGTGAATAATACCCTAGGACCTCATTACATGCCAAAGTCTTATTCTTTTGCAGGCAAATCCG